The DNA segment CAGCTGCGGCGAGCAGCCGCTCCATTCGCGCATCGAGACGACGTTTGATCTCGGTTTCGATGTGCGGGGCGAAGTCGTCGATCACGTCTTGCATGATCAATTGCGCGGCGGCGCGCAGTTCGCTGTCCAGATGCAGCAGGGCGTCCGGGCCTTTGTCGACCGGTGCAGCCGGTTGTGCAGTGGCTGTCGGCGCGGGTGCGGCGGGCGGTGCGACGGCGGGCGGCTCGTTGCCGACCGGGTCGAACAGCATCGGAATCTGTTCCTGTTCGCCTTCGTCGACCGTATCGGTCAGCAAGGGCGGTTGCAGGTTGTCATCGCCGAGCAACTGGCGGATCGATTCGAGATCGTCCAGCAGGTGTGCGGACTTCTGTTGCGGTTTCGGAGTGTCCATTGGAGTGCTCAGAGTCGCTGTAAACGGTGGTCTTGCAGAGAATAGCCCTGTTCGCGGTAGAAGCGGAAACTCTCCCGCGCGGCCGCTCGAATCGTCGGGTCTTCGACCACCACTTCCGCCACACGGGCGAATTTGTTGGCGAAGCCCGGGACTTTCAGGTCGAGATTGACCAGCAAATCCTGATGCTGACCGCAATCCTCACCCAGGCCCAGTACGATCAAACCTTCCGGTTCGCTGTCTGCCGGGCCGTGCGGCACGAAGCTTTCGCCCTTGAACGCCCACAGGCGCGCATCGAGATCGTCACGCTGGGCGGCATTGCTGCAATGCAGGTAGATGCGGTGGCCCATGCGCCAGGCTTTCTCGGTGAGCTTGCAGGCAAAGTCCAGGCGAGCCGAAGGATCGGCGCTGGGCAGGATA comes from the Pseudomonas granadensis genome and includes:
- a CDS encoding DNA polymerase III subunit chi; the encoded protein is MDTPKPQQKSAHLLDDLESIRQLLGDDNLQPPLLTDTVDEGEQEQIPMLFDPVGNEPPAVAPPAAPAPTATAQPAAPVDKGPDALLHLDSELRAAAQLIMQDVIDDFAPHIETEIKRRLDARMERLLAAAASGKT
- a CDS encoding DNA polymerase III subunit chi, with the translated sequence MTKVDFYILPSADPSARLDFACKLTEKAWRMGHRIYLHCSNAAQRDDLDARLWAFKGESFVPHGPADSEPEGLIVLGLGEDCGQHQDLLVNLDLKVPGFANKFARVAEVVVEDPTIRAAARESFRFYREQGYSLQDHRLQRL